From Thalassovita sp.:
AACAGGTCATGGCTGTGGTGAACTTCCCGCCGCGCCAGATCGGTCGCTTCATGTCTGAGGTGCTGGTGCTGGGTGTATCGGACGCAGAGGGCGGCATTGTGCTCTTGTCGCCGGACCAAGAGGTTCCTTTGGGCGGGAGGATGCACTGATGGCGCGGTCCGGAACCCCACGGGTGTTGATTTCACGCCCCTTGCCCGACGCGGTTGCGCAACGGGCTGAGGCGCTGTTTGACGTGGAATGGCGCGACAGCAACCTGCCGATGAGTGAGGCCGAAATGCGCTCCGCGCTGGCGCTCTATGATGGGATGATGCCGACGCTGGGCGATAAATTCTCGGATAAGATCTTTGCCGAATTTGGTCGCCCGCGCTGCCGGATTCTGGCGAATTTTGGGGTCGGCTATAACCACATTGATGTTGAGGCCGCGCGCGGCCATGGCGTAACCGTGACCAACACCCCCGGTGCGGTGACCGATGCCACCGCCGATACTGCGATGACGCTGTTGCTGATGAGCGCGCGTCGGGCGGGTGAAGGCGAGCGGCTGGTGCGGTCCGGGCAATGGCAGGGTTGGCATCCGACGCAGATGCTGGGGCTGCATGTTTCGGGTAAGACGGTTGGCATCGTCGGCATGGGCCGGATCGGTCAGGCCATCGCGCGGCGGTGTCACTTTGGTTTTGGCATGAAGGTGCTTTACGCCAATCGCTCGGCCAAGGAGATGGATTTTGACGCCGAACAAGTGTCTATGCTGGATCTGGCAGCGCGCGCCGATGTGTTTGTGGTTGCTGTGCCCGGCAGTGCCGAGACTTACCACCTGATCGATGACACCTTCTTTGCCGCGATGCAAAGCCATGCCCATTTCATCAACATCGCCCGTGGCGATGTGGTGAAAGAGGCCGCGCTTATCGCTGCGCTCGAACAGGGGCAGATCGGTGGCGCGGGTCTGGACGTCTATGAGTTTGAGCCCGAGGTGCCCGAAGCCCTGCGCCAGATGGACAATGTCACGCTGCTGCCGCATCTGGGTACGGCGGCGCTGGATGTGCGCACGGATATGGGGATGCTGGTGCTCGACAACCTCGAAGCCTTCTTCAAGGGTGAGACACCGCCAAACGCGCTTTGACCTTTGGCAACCGAGGAATCGGTGGATTTGCTGCCGATTTCGCTGACACTGCCCTAGCGGTAACTCTTGACCATTTGGTCCCCCTCGGGTGATCTGGTAGCCAGATTTTCCGGGGGTTCCCATGTATACGCCAGCCATCACCGGGAGCGGGGTCTTCACCCCCTCCAATGTCATCACCAACGACGAGCTTGTTGAGAGCTTCAACGCCTATGTTGATCTCTACAACGCAGAGAACGCCGAGGCGATTGCCGCCGGTGAGGTTGAGGCGAAGGAACACTCCTCGGCCGAGTTCATCTTCAAGGCCTCCGGTATTGAGCAGCGCTATGTGCTGGACAAGGAAGGTGTGCTGGATCCGAAACGGATGTATCCGCATTTCCGCCAGCGCTCGGATGATGAACCCGGTATCATGACCGAGATTGCACTGGACGCCTGCCAGAAAGCGCTGGCCGCCGCTGGGCGCAGCGGTGAAGAGGTTGATCTGGTGATCTGTGCCGCCTCCAACATGGAGCGAGCCTACCCCGCCGTGGCGATTGAGATCCAGCAAGCGCTGGGCGCGGGTGGTTTTGGTTTTGACATGAACGTGGCCTGTTCTTCGGCCACCTTCGGCATTCAGGCGGCGGCGGATATGGTGCGCTCGGGCTCGATCCGCTGCGCGATTGTGGTGAACCCTGAAATTACTTCGGGCCATTTGGAATGGCGCGACCGTGATTGCCACTTCATCTTTGGGGATGTGGCCACGGCCGTGGTGATTGAACGGGCTGAGGATGCCAAGGGCGACCATTTCATCGTCCATTCGACCCGCTGCGCCACGCAGTTTTCCAACAATATCCGCAACAACAACGGCTTCCTGCGCCGCACCCGCCCCGATGGCGTGGCGGACCGCCGGGACATGCAGTTCATGCAGAACGGCCGTAAGGTGTTCAAAGAGGTGGTGCCGATGGTGTCGGCCCATATTCTGGCGCATATGGAGGAAGAGGGCCGATCTTCGGATCAGCTGTCGCGGATGTGGCTGCATCAGGCCAATAAGGGCATGAATGATTTCATCGGCAAGAAGGTCCTGGGCCGGGTGCCGGAAAAAGGCGAGCAGCCCAACATTCTACAGGACTACGCCAATACCTCTTCCGCCGGGTCGATCATTGCGTTCTCGAAATACTCCGACGATATGGCCAAAGGCGATATCGGGCTGATCTGCTCCTTCGGGGCGGGCTATTCGGTCGGTTCGGTGATTGTTGAGAAGGCGTGAAGGGTAAAGGCCAATCTCGCTACGTAAAAGGTACCAGAAGCCAAATCTCTGATTTGGCAGCGCCCGAACCGCCCCCAACGGGGCGGGCGCTTCGCTTCTCCCCTCGGTCCGGGCGCTTCGCTTCTCCCCTCGGTCCGGGCGCGTCAGGTCTGATTGGCTTACTGCGCCCACCTAGGGTCAGGCGCAGCACTCGATCTGCGTGGCATTAGCCCGCCACCGGTTCACCCGACATCGCGGTGCGCCAATGTTTGCGGCAGAGGCTGACATAGGTCTCATTGCCGCCGATCTGCACCTGCGCCCCTTCTTTGAGCGCGATCCGGTCCGGGCCCATCCGCACTACCATCGTTGCCTTCTTGCCGCAGTGACAGATGGTGCGCACTTCGCGCATCTCATCGGCCAGCGCCAGCAATGCAGCGGAGCCGGGGAACAGCTCCCCGCGGAAATCCACCCTCAGCCCGTAGCACATCACCGGCACCTTCAGGTCGTCGACGACACGGGCCAGCTGCCAGACCTGCTCTTTCTCCAGAAACTGCGCCTCATCGATGAAGATACAGGCAACCCCACCCTCGGCCAGCCGCGCCGCCACCTTGGCAAAGAGGTCTTCGCCCGGTGCAAAGGTGTCGGCGTCATCGCCAATACCGATGCGGCTGGCAATGCGGCCTTCGCCGGCGCGATTGTCAAACTGCGCGGTCATCAGATAGGTCTGCATGCCGCGTTCACGGTAGTTGTAGGACGCCTGCAACAGGACCGTCGATTTACCGGCGTTCATGGTGGAGAAATTGAAATAGAGCTTGGCCATGCCCGCATCTATCGCCGCCCGGGGCGACAGTTTCAAGACTGATCCTGCCGGGTTTTGAGCCATGCAGCAGATGGCGGCAATAACGTGGCACGACAGACCCACATCACACAGGAGATTGGGGACATGGGTCTGTCCGATCAGGGGGAAGGCGGGGGCCTTCCGGGGATGTCCCTGATCGTGCCTTGTGTCACTCATCAACGCCCAACCCGGACGGGAGGAGGCGCTGCACTCATAAATTAAGGGCTGTTCCGAGGGGTTGCCCGCGCGGCCACAAGGGGTGCCGCGTGGATTTATAAATGACAAAAACATGACATCGCGCTAATGGGAAAGGTAGGGGTGATTTCCCCATTGGGGACAGACAAGGGTAAAGTATGACTGTGGTTTCCGGCTATTTGAAGAAACACACTGAGGCGCTGGTGAAGGACGTTGGCATCGAAGCCGCCTGTCAGTTGACCGGCAAATCCAAAGCAACGCTGGGCCGCTATTACTCGGATCATGCGGAACATGCTGACCGGTTCATGCCGGTGGATGCGGTGGCCGCATTGGAAGAGGCGGCGTCGTTCCCGCATGTGACCTCGGCCCTGGCGGATCTGAAGGGGATCACGCTGTCGCTGAACGAAGAGCGGCGCAATTCAGAAGGTTCAGGCGGTATTAATGCGGATGTGATTACACTCAGCCAGCGCTTTGCTATGCTGATGGCTGAATATAACCAATCCATCGAAGACGGTGTGATCAGCATCAATGAAGCCAAACGCATGCTGCGCGAAACTTTGGCGCTGCAGCAGGTGCTGATTGAGATGAAGCTGCATTTGGAAGAAGAGAGCGTATAGCCATATGACAGGAACCGGATCGCATACACCTCGGGCGTTGTTCGCTGCCGAACAGCATACGCCTGAGCTGCTGCACCGGTTTCTGCGTGATCTGGAAGACTGCGACACGACCGAAGCGGTCTGGCTGCGGCTGGTTCAGCTGGCCCGGTCACTTGAACTGCCGTTTGTGGATTACAATGTCGCCAGTTCGGCGCCGACTTGGGACCATATGCTGTTTTCACGCACGTCCTACGATTCGCGCTGGCTGCATGAGGCAAACCAAGATCCTGAGGTGATGCGGTGGTCCTATTTTCAGGGGCACGCCAGACATCACCTGACCCCGATCCTGCTTGGGTTGGAGTTTGTGGAGGAAAACTTCCACCTGCCGGAGGCGCGGGTCGGTGTCCTGCGCGAAGCGGCGCGTCGTGGTCTGCGGGCAGGTTTTGCGGTGCCTCTGCGGGTGCATGCGCCACCGCAGGTGGGATTGATCGCGTTTCTGGGCGATCATTCCCGGCGGGATATGCTGGCCATCGTGAAAGCACATGGTTGGGTTCTGCATGTGGCTGCCCTGTCTGCGCATCAGCGCTACATGACGCATTTTGCCCATGAGTTTTTTGTCCGCAATGATATCAGTGAAAAACAGCGTGAGATGTTGGCGCTGGTGGGGCTGGGATATCAGGACAAGGTGATTGCCGAGAAGCTGGGCATCTCGGTTTCCGCATTGCGCCAGCGGATGCACAATCTGATGGCCAAGGCGGGAGCGCATAACCGTGCCGAAATCGCTGCGCTGGCGATGAGCGCTGGGCTGTTGCCGGATCCGCAGCGGGCGCTTGACCCGGACTCAGAGAATGTGCTGCTGCAGATGGACGGCACGGATCTGGGCGATGATAGCCTGTCCTGAGGGCGCTGTATCGGGCATTGGCACCGGTCATTTTCAGCGACGTTCAAGGCAACGCAGAGACCCATCATTGCGGCACAAAGAATAAGAGGCTCCCCGTGAAGGGAGCCCCCGAAGCAGTCTAAAATGACTTATGGAAAGCCGTATCGGGACGGGCCGACACCTATAGGTACTTCTTGGTTTGGGGCCTTGGGGCGGGCGTTGGGGATACCGCTACCGTGTTGCCCTACCCAAAAGTATAGTGGATCCCTCGTGACGTTGTCGTGATTGAATTTGAGAAGATCTGCCAAATGCGACTGCAATTAGTTGCAGGTTCATTTCCGATACCTGCATGAAACAGCAGGTGAGTGCGTGTGCAGAGAGTGATTTATCTGTTAACGATTCTATGAAACGCAAAAGCCCCCGCCAGATGGCAGGGGCTTTGTTTTGGGTATGAAGTGGGTTTAGCCCTGCAGCGGCATCACCCCAAAATCACCTTCCGAGCGGGCTTTGATCGCTTCGGCGGCGGCCTGAGCACCAGCGGCGGTGGTGAAATAGGGGATCTTGTCATAGAGCGCGACCGAACGGATGGCGGAGCTGTCTTTCACAGCCTGCGCCCCTTCGGTGGTGTTGATCACCAGCGAGATGCCACCGTCTTTCAGCACGTCCACAATGTTGGGGCGGCCTTCGTAGACTTTGTTCACCTGCTCACAGTCGATGCCCTGTTCGGTCAGCCAGGTCTTGGTGCCGATGGTGGCCACGATGGTGAAACCTTGATCCAGCAGAGTGCGGGCGGCTTCGGCGCTGGCTGCGGTCTTGTCTTCATCCTTGATCGAGAAGAACACACGGCCATCACGCGGCAGATCGGTACCCGCGCCCAGCTGCGCCTTGAGGAAGGCCAGCGGGAAGGACGTATCCCAACCCATAACCTCACCGGTCGAACGCATTTCCGGGCCCAGAATGGTGTCCACGCCGGGGAAACGGGCGAAGGGCAGAACCGCCTCTTTGACCGAGAACCACGGCATGTTGGGATCGGCCAGCGTCATCGGATCGGCCATCGGCAGGGTGCCGGGTTTGGCATCCGACGGGTAGGCGCCACGGAAGGGGAAATTCTCCATCGGCTCACCGGCCATCAGGCGGGCGGCGATTGAGGCGATGGCGCTGTCGGTGGCTTTGGCCACAAACGGCACGGTCCGGCTGGCGCGCGGGTTGACCTCAATCAGGTAGATCTCACCGTCTTTGACCGCGAACTGCACGTTCATCAGGCCAACAACACCAAGCGACAGGGCCAGCGCTTCGGTCTGACGTTTGATTTCGACGATGATGTCTTCCGGCAGCGAGTAGGGCGGCAGCGAACAGGCGCTATCGCCCGAGTGTACGCCGGCCTCTTCGATATGCTGCATGATGCCAGTCACGTGAACGGTCTTGCCGTCCGACAGGGCGTCAACGTCACATTCGATGGCACCGGACAGGTAGCTGTCCAGCAGGACGGGGCTGTCACCGGAGACCACAACCGCCTCAGCGATGTAGCGTTCCAGCTGCGCCATGTCGCGCACGATTTCCATCGCACGGCCACCCAGCACGTAGGAGGGGCGGATCACCAGCGGGAAGCCGATGTCTTCGGCGATTTTCAGCGCTTCGGCGTCGGTCGAGGCGATGCCGTTGTTCGGCTGCTTCAGCTCCAGCTTGTTGACCAGCGCCTGGAAGCGTTCGCGGTCTTCGGCCAGGTCAATCGCGTCGGGGCTGGTGCCGAGGATCGGAATGCCCTCTTCGAACAGCGCGTTGGCCAGTTTCAGCGGGGTCTGGCCGCCGAACTGAACGATCACGCCGTGCAGGGTGCCGTTTTCCTGCTCAACCCGCAGGATTTCCATCACGTGCTCAAAGGTCAGCGGTTCAAAATACAGACGGTCCGAGGTGTCATAGTCGGTCGACACGGTCTCGGGGTTGCAGTTGATCATGATGGTTTCATAACCCGCATCCGTCAGCGCGTAGCAGGCGTGACAGCAGCAGTAGTCGAACTCGATCCCCTGACCGATCCGGTTTGGACCGCCACCCAGAATGACCACTTTCTTGCGGTCGCTTGGGCGGGCTTCGCATTCCACGTCGCCCATCGCAGGGGCTTCGTAGGTCGAATACATGTAGGGGGTCTGCGCCTCAAACTCGGCGGCGCAGGTGTCGATGCGTTTGAACACGGCTTTGACGCCCAGGTTCTGGCGGGCGCGGCGCACGTTGGCCTCAGTCCGGCCGGTCAGGATGGCCAGACGGGCATCGGTGAAGCCCAGCATCTTCAGCTTGCGCAGGCCCTCTTCGGTCACCGGCAGGCCATCGGCGCGCACGACCTCTTCGGCCTCAACGATTTCGCGGATGCGGTCCAGGAACCAGGGATCAAACGAGGTGACGTTCTGGATCTCGGCATTGGTCAGACCGTGGCGCATCGCCTGAGCGATGGTGCGCAGACGATCCGGGGTCTGTTTGCCAAGCGCCTTGATCACGGCAACCTTTTCCGGCGCGCCGGGGATTTCGACCTCATCAAAGCCGGTCAGACCCGATTCCATCGAGGCCAGC
This genomic window contains:
- a CDS encoding D-glycerate dehydrogenase, which gives rise to MARSGTPRVLISRPLPDAVAQRAEALFDVEWRDSNLPMSEAEMRSALALYDGMMPTLGDKFSDKIFAEFGRPRCRILANFGVGYNHIDVEAARGHGVTVTNTPGAVTDATADTAMTLLLMSARRAGEGERLVRSGQWQGWHPTQMLGLHVSGKTVGIVGMGRIGQAIARRCHFGFGMKVLYANRSAKEMDFDAEQVSMLDLAARADVFVVAVPGSAETYHLIDDTFFAAMQSHAHFINIARGDVVKEAALIAALEQGQIGGAGLDVYEFEPEVPEALRQMDNVTLLPHLGTAALDVRTDMGMLVLDNLEAFFKGETPPNAL
- a CDS encoding beta-ketoacyl-ACP synthase III encodes the protein MYTPAITGSGVFTPSNVITNDELVESFNAYVDLYNAENAEAIAAGEVEAKEHSSAEFIFKASGIEQRYVLDKEGVLDPKRMYPHFRQRSDDEPGIMTEIALDACQKALAAAGRSGEEVDLVICAASNMERAYPAVAIEIQQALGAGGFGFDMNVACSSATFGIQAAADMVRSGSIRCAIVVNPEITSGHLEWRDRDCHFIFGDVATAVVIERAEDAKGDHFIVHSTRCATQFSNNIRNNNGFLRRTRPDGVADRRDMQFMQNGRKVFKEVVPMVSAHILAHMEEEGRSSDQLSRMWLHQANKGMNDFIGKKVLGRVPEKGEQPNILQDYANTSSAGSIIAFSKYSDDMAKGDIGLICSFGAGYSVGSVIVEKA
- a CDS encoding thymidine kinase, with the protein product MAKLYFNFSTMNAGKSTVLLQASYNYRERGMQTYLMTAQFDNRAGEGRIASRIGIGDDADTFAPGEDLFAKVAARLAEGGVACIFIDEAQFLEKEQVWQLARVVDDLKVPVMCYGLRVDFRGELFPGSAALLALADEMREVRTICHCGKKATMVVRMGPDRIALKEGAQVQIGGNETYVSLCRKHWRTAMSGEPVAG
- a CDS encoding helix-turn-helix transcriptional regulator, which gives rise to MTGTGSHTPRALFAAEQHTPELLHRFLRDLEDCDTTEAVWLRLVQLARSLELPFVDYNVASSAPTWDHMLFSRTSYDSRWLHEANQDPEVMRWSYFQGHARHHLTPILLGLEFVEENFHLPEARVGVLREAARRGLRAGFAVPLRVHAPPQVGLIAFLGDHSRRDMLAIVKAHGWVLHVAALSAHQRYMTHFAHEFFVRNDISEKQREMLALVGLGYQDKVIAEKLGISVSALRQRMHNLMAKAGAHNRAEIAALAMSAGLLPDPQRALDPDSENVLLQMDGTDLGDDSLS
- the carB gene encoding carbamoyl-phosphate synthase large subunit gives rise to the protein MPKRTDISSIMIIGAGPIVIGQACEFDYSGAQACKALREEGYRVILVNSNPATIMTDPGLADATYIEPITPEVVAKIIEKERPDALLPTMGGQTGLNTSLALEEMGVLEKFNVEMIGAKRDAIEMAEDRKLFREAMDRLGIENPKATIVTAPKKEDGSADLDAGVAQALEELDEIGLPAIIRPAFTLGGTGGGVAYNREDYIHFCRSGMDASPVNQILVDESLLGWKEYEMEVVRDKADNAIIVCAIENVDPMGVHTGDSITVAPALTLTDKEYQIMRTHSINVLREIGVETGGSNVQWAVNPADGRMVVIEMNPRVSRSSALASKATGFPIAKIAAKLAVGYTLDELDNDITKVTPASFEPTIDYVVTKIPKFAFEKFPGSEPYLTTAMKSVGEAMAIGRTIHESLQKALASMESGLTGFDEVEIPGAPEKVAVIKALGKQTPDRLRTIAQAMRHGLTNAEIQNVTSFDPWFLDRIREIVEAEEVVRADGLPVTEEGLRKLKMLGFTDARLAILTGRTEANVRRARQNLGVKAVFKRIDTCAAEFEAQTPYMYSTYEAPAMGDVECEARPSDRKKVVILGGGPNRIGQGIEFDYCCCHACYALTDAGYETIMINCNPETVSTDYDTSDRLYFEPLTFEHVMEILRVEQENGTLHGVIVQFGGQTPLKLANALFEEGIPILGTSPDAIDLAEDRERFQALVNKLELKQPNNGIASTDAEALKIAEDIGFPLVIRPSYVLGGRAMEIVRDMAQLERYIAEAVVVSGDSPVLLDSYLSGAIECDVDALSDGKTVHVTGIMQHIEEAGVHSGDSACSLPPYSLPEDIIVEIKRQTEALALSLGVVGLMNVQFAVKDGEIYLIEVNPRASRTVPFVAKATDSAIASIAARLMAGEPMENFPFRGAYPSDAKPGTLPMADPMTLADPNMPWFSVKEAVLPFARFPGVDTILGPEMRSTGEVMGWDTSFPLAFLKAQLGAGTDLPRDGRVFFSIKDEDKTAASAEAARTLLDQGFTIVATIGTKTWLTEQGIDCEQVNKVYEGRPNIVDVLKDGGISLVINTTEGAQAVKDSSAIRSVALYDKIPYFTTAAGAQAAAEAIKARSEGDFGVMPLQG